Proteins from one Microscilla marina ATCC 23134 genomic window:
- a CDS encoding AAA family ATPase: MASIHFEFPVWVQYKNKQYIIRPLFVANQSVANDRYERAMKGLIKSVRNEFKNYKTNRANLDYFLWYLFNPDFKYVNLNLEFSYGQRYFHGQVATAWFEHNGYTVVTMPAFDNLWFIMETRDPKKADVVREVEEQIQRFGRRYKKEYDEEFLMEPYQANGKEFCTAVDMYMHTAGEKITLGYVDDDMFQQFFRPNATFEGRDEIEKVGFELNDLYPSELNRAFYQDELVTQLDRLIYNRENVPMVILGPRRVGKSTLLHEVVHRYLERNSEKELYHLDNLWNVDPSRLIAGMSIVGMWQRRFESIIRFAMNPITEYPRRDKLYFNNIIALFRIGKSAQNDMTLSDVLKPYLQKREIQVVLEATPEEWDIASELDRGFTDLFKVVRLYEPTETKSLRIINKVRVRLESEHDFKISNTGLLRLIELQKRFNQNMVLIGAIAENLHQLSSKYSEEEVTPQTIVEEFSSKTHLNERLADPEVKITKDEFQQYISRRLVGQQDAVDCLADVLHVIKAQLNNPERPFGSYLFIGPTGVGKTQAAKVVAKYLFNHEDSLVRFDMNEFIDGGAVSRLVGDLDYPEGQLTTKIRYNPYCVLLFDEIEKAHPDVHNLLLQVLGEGRLTDALGRTISFCNTVIIMTSNLGAERVGKEINIQRRADLASSTYEKSVRDFFRPEFINRIDNVIIFNKLNLEHIGQIAWLQIKELLKRHGFMRRHTILNVSEEVLQKLAENGFDPEMGGRALKRQIEKELTVLIADQLVETLPDTPVIFNLFIQDHQLKPLLTRLEHIEAFGESAIPKIGDFEVGIQHFEYLLTEVEQLKAEMFQLADDEDNAIIDPSTITDYSLIHMKEDVLNIEQKVRNIIYEYQTQNNFDLSQSNVQIRYVAQEKLIKNDNSGSKVEKKYFKELYSELEIYEYLEEVAQATDRIVRESDAMFFEVSQAWAWIRFYYHHYEKSGLDRVMICVISRVEKAGQDEVKYLKKLYERIYPVEQVIEAKNNEWHLYLNGPGLFDLFSCEVGFHMFFTPHETPLPVEVSIHRLGNDETPETFVNNLDNRRWQDMVKTEEGVKSLKKVAHIIRLYAFSDLLQRKGSITDLRTGIINYEDLTDAELKFLFYANFDAEFKLNVEAIEPPKNEEEEDES, from the coding sequence ATGGCTTCGATTCACTTTGAGTTCCCGGTATGGGTTCAGTACAAAAACAAGCAATACATTATTCGTCCGTTGTTTGTTGCCAACCAAAGCGTAGCAAACGATCGTTACGAAAGGGCAATGAAAGGCCTGATAAAATCGGTGCGCAACGAATTTAAAAACTATAAAACCAATCGCGCCAACCTCGACTATTTCTTATGGTATTTGTTCAATCCCGATTTTAAATATGTAAACCTAAACCTGGAGTTTTCTTATGGGCAACGCTACTTTCATGGGCAAGTAGCCACCGCCTGGTTTGAGCACAACGGCTATACTGTAGTAACCATGCCTGCCTTTGACAACCTCTGGTTTATTATGGAAACCCGCGATCCTAAAAAAGCCGATGTAGTGCGCGAGGTCGAAGAGCAGATTCAGCGCTTTGGGCGGAGGTATAAAAAAGAATACGACGAAGAGTTTCTGATGGAGCCTTACCAGGCAAACGGCAAAGAGTTTTGCACGGCGGTAGACATGTATATGCACACTGCCGGAGAAAAAATAACCCTGGGCTATGTAGATGACGACATGTTTCAGCAGTTTTTTCGTCCCAACGCCACCTTCGAGGGGCGCGACGAAATAGAAAAAGTAGGCTTTGAACTCAACGATTTGTATCCGTCGGAACTGAACCGGGCTTTTTATCAGGACGAACTGGTAACGCAACTCGATCGGTTGATCTACAACCGCGAAAATGTGCCCATGGTTATTCTGGGGCCCCGTAGGGTGGGCAAAAGTACGTTGTTGCACGAGGTAGTGCACCGTTACCTGGAGCGCAACAGTGAAAAAGAATTGTACCACCTGGACAACCTCTGGAATGTAGACCCCTCGCGTTTGATTGCGGGTATGAGCATTGTGGGCATGTGGCAACGCAGGTTTGAGTCTATCATTAGGTTTGCCATGAACCCAATTACCGAGTACCCCCGCCGCGACAAATTATACTTTAACAATATTATTGCCCTTTTCAGGATAGGCAAATCGGCTCAAAACGACATGACATTGAGCGATGTTTTGAAACCTTATTTGCAAAAGCGAGAGATACAAGTAGTGCTAGAGGCCACCCCCGAAGAGTGGGACATCGCAAGCGAACTCGACCGGGGTTTTACCGATTTGTTTAAGGTAGTGCGCCTGTATGAACCTACCGAAACCAAGTCTTTGCGCATCATCAACAAAGTAAGGGTAAGGCTGGAAAGCGAACACGATTTTAAGATTAGCAACACCGGTTTGTTGCGTTTGATTGAGCTGCAAAAACGTTTTAATCAAAATATGGTGCTCATTGGTGCCATCGCCGAAAACCTACACCAGTTGTCGTCTAAATACTCTGAAGAAGAAGTAACCCCCCAAACGATCGTAGAAGAGTTTAGCTCTAAGACCCACCTCAACGAGCGCCTGGCCGACCCGGAGGTAAAAATTACCAAAGATGAGTTTCAGCAGTATATCTCACGCCGTCTGGTGGGGCAACAAGATGCGGTAGATTGCCTGGCCGACGTGTTGCACGTAATCAAGGCGCAACTCAACAACCCTGAGCGTCCGTTTGGTTCTTACCTGTTTATTGGCCCCACTGGAGTGGGAAAAACCCAAGCAGCCAAAGTAGTAGCGAAGTACCTGTTTAACCACGAAGACAGCCTGGTACGGTTTGATATGAATGAGTTTATCGATGGGGGAGCAGTGAGTCGTTTGGTAGGTGACCTGGACTATCCCGAAGGGCAACTCACCACCAAAATACGCTATAACCCCTATTGTGTGCTCTTGTTTGACGAGATAGAAAAAGCCCATCCCGATGTACACAACTTGTTGCTGCAGGTATTGGGCGAGGGGCGCCTGACCGATGCCTTGGGGCGCACCATTAGTTTTTGCAATACTGTAATTATCATGACCTCAAACCTGGGGGCAGAGCGGGTAGGCAAAGAAATTAACATTCAGCGACGCGCCGATTTGGCCTCCAGCACCTACGAAAAGTCAGTGCGTGATTTTTTCCGGCCTGAGTTTATCAACCGCATTGACAATGTGATCATTTTCAATAAGTTAAACCTGGAGCATATTGGACAAATCGCCTGGTTACAGATCAAAGAATTGCTCAAGCGCCACGGCTTTATGCGTCGTCATACCATTCTAAACGTGTCGGAAGAGGTACTGCAAAAACTTGCCGAGAACGGCTTTGACCCCGAAATGGGAGGGAGGGCACTGAAGCGCCAAATAGAGAAAGAATTGACCGTACTCATTGCCGACCAATTGGTAGAAACGTTGCCCGACACGCCCGTTATATTTAACTTGTTTATTCAAGACCACCAGCTCAAACCCTTGCTCACCAGGCTAGAGCATATAGAGGCTTTTGGTGAGTCGGCAATTCCTAAAATTGGAGATTTTGAAGTAGGCATTCAACACTTTGAGTATTTGCTCACTGAAGTTGAGCAGCTCAAGGCTGAAATGTTTCAATTGGCAGACGATGAAGACAATGCCATTATTGACCCCTCTACCATTACCGACTATAGCCTCATTCACATGAAAGAGGACGTGTTGAACATTGAGCAAAAGGTACGCAATATTATTTATGAGTACCAAACCCAAAACAACTTTGACCTGTCGCAATCGAACGTGCAAATACGCTACGTAGCGCAGGAAAAACTGATCAAAAATGATAATTCGGGCTCTAAAGTAGAGAAAAAATATTTTAAAGAGCTATACAGCGAACTAGAGATTTATGAATACCTGGAAGAGGTAGCCCAGGCAACCGACAGAATTGTACGAGAGTCGGACGCTATGTTTTTTGAGGTATCGCAAGCCTGGGCCTGGATTAGGTTTTATTATCATCATTACGAAAAAAGCGGGCTCGACCGGGTAATGATTTGCGTTATATCGCGGGTAGAAAAGGCAGGGCAAGACGAAGTAAAGTACTTGAAAAAACTGTATGAACGAATATACCCGGTAGAGCAAGTGATAGAGGCCAAAAACAACGAGTGGCATTTATATCTCAATGGCCCTGGTTTGTTCGACCTGTTTAGTTGCGAGGTAGGCTTCCACATGTTTTTTACCCCCCACGAAACACCCTTGCCAGTAGAAGTAAGCATTCACCGTCTGGGCAACGACGAAACGCCTGAGACTTTTGTCAATAACCTGGACAACCGCCGTTGGCAAGATATGGTGAAGACCGAAGAGGGAGTCAAAAGTTTAAAAAAGGTAGCGCATATCATTCGTTTGTATGCTTTCTCAGATTTGCTACAGCGCAAGGGGTCCATCACCGATTTGCGCACGGGCATTATCAATTATGAAGATTTGACGGATGCTGAGCTTAAGTTTTTGTTTTACGCCAATTTTGATGCTGAATTTAAGCTAAATGTAGAAGCTATAGAACCCCCTAAAAATGAGGAAGAAGAGGACGAGTCTTAA
- a CDS encoding mechanosensitive ion channel family protein, which yields MHTKKTSLYFAFIFLLFSHLAFGQGSKRKTANLNTPYHAVSTHIDNLQTNNYHPEIAAQALFRGGKYASIEKREELAKRLLKILDARGLRVDYSKLPKDPKYVDTTASEANKKIYILFPKELPEVYVEKVGSQWLYSEYTLDRIPDLYRSIGMMEKIIHKFPDWVTNKVLGMTLFHYLSLLVLLIFSFFLHKIFSYIFRNLITRLIVKLGKGQRGTNAKKLIQSIARPASLFLIVRIWIWILPIFQFPLSFTEYVVLFLKVVLPVFGMMIGNHLVDFVALYMGKLAEKTEGTLDDQLIPLIKKALITLVYIIGFIFILNALNFDVTTILAGLSIGGLAFAFAAQDTIKNLFGSFTIFMDRPFQVGDWIVAENINGTVEEVGFRSTRIRTFSNSVMYVSNGKLANMVIDNMGVRAFRRYSTTLGLTYDTPPELIDAFVKGLRQIILEHPDTRKDYFQVYLNDFAGSSLNILFYSFFTVNDWGVELRARHELMMNILRLAYELGVRFAFPTQTIHVEDLPGQKGLTPTYSDSDLNEENLNKKIKQFIAAQPDGKTFHAKRNQSKSAVGGDSSGDD from the coding sequence ATGCATACTAAAAAAACTAGTTTATACTTTGCATTTATTTTTTTATTATTTAGTCACCTTGCTTTTGGGCAAGGCTCAAAAAGGAAGACTGCCAACCTTAACACGCCTTATCATGCTGTATCTACTCATATAGACAACCTCCAAACAAACAACTACCACCCTGAAATAGCCGCACAAGCCCTTTTTCGGGGAGGAAAGTATGCATCTATAGAAAAGCGAGAAGAGTTGGCAAAACGATTGCTCAAAATTCTGGATGCCCGTGGCTTACGCGTTGACTATAGCAAGCTACCCAAAGACCCTAAATATGTAGACACGACGGCGTCAGAGGCAAACAAAAAAATATACATTCTCTTTCCCAAAGAACTACCTGAGGTATATGTAGAAAAGGTGGGCTCACAATGGTTGTATTCTGAATACACGCTTGACCGTATTCCTGACTTGTACCGCAGTATAGGAATGATGGAGAAAATTATCCATAAATTTCCCGACTGGGTGACCAACAAAGTATTGGGAATGACCTTGTTTCATTACTTATCGCTGTTAGTGTTGCTCATTTTCTCCTTCTTTTTGCACAAAATTTTTTCTTATATTTTTCGTAATCTCATTACCCGGCTTATTGTAAAACTGGGCAAAGGACAACGCGGTACCAACGCCAAGAAACTGATCCAGTCTATAGCACGCCCGGCAAGTTTGTTCTTGATTGTCAGAATCTGGATCTGGATTTTGCCCATATTCCAGTTTCCGCTGTCATTTACCGAGTATGTAGTCTTGTTTTTAAAAGTAGTACTGCCTGTGTTTGGTATGATGATAGGAAACCACCTGGTAGATTTTGTTGCCTTGTATATGGGCAAGCTTGCCGAAAAAACGGAAGGAACTTTAGACGATCAACTCATTCCTTTGATCAAAAAAGCGCTCATTACCCTTGTATATATCATTGGATTTATATTTATCCTCAATGCGCTCAACTTCGACGTTACCACTATTCTGGCTGGTTTGTCTATTGGTGGTCTTGCCTTTGCTTTTGCCGCTCAAGACACTATCAAGAACCTCTTTGGCTCTTTTACTATTTTTATGGACCGTCCCTTTCAGGTGGGCGACTGGATAGTGGCAGAAAATATCAACGGTACCGTAGAAGAAGTGGGCTTTAGGTCTACCCGCATCCGAACTTTTAGCAACTCGGTGATGTATGTATCTAACGGTAAGCTTGCCAACATGGTGATAGACAACATGGGGGTACGCGCCTTCCGTCGTTATTCTACTACGCTGGGGCTTACGTATGACACCCCTCCCGAACTAATTGATGCTTTTGTAAAAGGCTTGCGCCAAATAATTTTGGAACACCCCGATACCCGCAAAGATTATTTCCAGGTATACCTGAATGATTTTGCCGGTTCATCGCTCAACATTTTGTTTTACTCATTTTTTACGGTAAACGACTGGGGAGTGGAGCTTAGGGCACGCCACGAACTTATGATGAATATATTGAGACTGGCTTATGAACTAGGAGTTCGTTTTGCTTTCCCTACACAAACTATTCATGTAGAAGATTTACCCGGACAAAAAGGGCTAACTCCTACCTACAGCGATTCAGACCTCAACGAAGAAAACCTAAACAAGAAAATAAAGCAGTTTATTGCCGCTCAGCCCGACGGGAAAACATTCCACGCCAAACGCAACCAAAGCAAATCTGCGGTAGGTGGAGACTCTAGCGGAGATGATTAA
- a CDS encoding efflux RND transporter periplasmic adaptor subunit — MKHTNLYIIISVVLAFANACKSPEGKGTANKKAVQEAKVGGKENKEHDHTHPHAHEAKKAEGIHLSKAQASTVGLEFGGLSKVKINDFITATGTLGLPPNAYSSVSAKADGFIKGSQKYVEGAYIKQGTVIAYLENPEFILKQQKYLEIKAELVYLKQEMARQQTLLKAKAGVQKNVQKLRSEVAIKQAQLEGMAKFLHYLGINTAQLTTQNIRRQVAITAPMSGYITSINMHNGVYVAPSRELMEIVDEGHLHIELDVFEKDVALVAEEQKITYSVPALGKKQYRGTVHVIGKEFNKANKTVRIHGHLQKVRPRFIKDLFVTAKIWLNNQSVDALSDEAIIRDGTATFVFAGKAHGKGELEFIPIKVITGTTDNGYTSVKLMDKIPAGMRLVTKGAYYVYAQSKAGEVGHEH; from the coding sequence ATGAAACATACCAATTTATATATCATCATCAGTGTAGTGTTGGCTTTTGCCAATGCCTGTAAAAGTCCTGAAGGCAAAGGGACAGCTAATAAAAAAGCGGTACAGGAAGCAAAAGTAGGTGGCAAAGAAAACAAAGAACACGACCATACACACCCACATGCCCACGAGGCAAAAAAAGCGGAGGGAATTCACCTAAGCAAAGCCCAGGCAAGCACCGTAGGACTGGAATTTGGGGGGCTTAGTAAGGTAAAAATCAATGATTTTATCACAGCTACGGGTACATTGGGGCTTCCACCCAACGCTTACTCATCGGTGAGCGCCAAGGCGGATGGGTTTATCAAGGGTAGCCAAAAATATGTAGAAGGGGCATACATCAAACAAGGGACGGTGATTGCTTACCTCGAAAACCCTGAGTTTATTCTCAAACAGCAAAAGTACCTGGAGATCAAGGCGGAACTAGTTTACCTAAAACAGGAAATGGCTCGGCAACAGACTTTGCTAAAGGCCAAGGCAGGAGTACAAAAAAATGTACAAAAACTACGCTCAGAGGTAGCCATCAAGCAAGCTCAGCTCGAAGGAATGGCTAAGTTTCTTCATTACCTGGGTATCAACACTGCCCAACTCACCACCCAAAATATAAGGCGGCAAGTAGCCATTACTGCGCCTATGTCGGGTTACATTACCTCTATCAATATGCACAACGGGGTGTATGTAGCACCTTCGCGCGAGCTCATGGAGATTGTAGATGAGGGGCACCTACATATAGAGCTTGATGTGTTCGAAAAAGACGTTGCTCTGGTGGCGGAGGAACAAAAGATTACTTATAGTGTGCCTGCTTTGGGCAAAAAGCAATACAGGGGCACGGTACACGTAATAGGCAAGGAGTTTAACAAAGCCAACAAAACGGTACGAATTCATGGGCATTTGCAAAAGGTGCGTCCCCGGTTTATCAAAGACTTGTTTGTAACAGCAAAAATATGGCTCAACAATCAATCGGTAGATGCTTTGTCCGATGAAGCAATTATAAGAGATGGTACGGCTACTTTTGTATTTGCTGGCAAGGCACACGGAAAAGGTGAGCTGGAGTTTATCCCTATTAAGGTAATAACAGGGACTACCGATAATGGCTACACTTCGGTAAAGTTGATGGATAAAATACCTGCTGGCATGCGGTTAGTTACAAAAGGAGCTTATTATGTATACGCCCAGTCGAAGGCGGGCGAAGTGGGGCATGAGCATTAG
- a CDS encoding CusA/CzcA family heavy metal efflux RND transporter — MFDKIIAYSVRNKFVVGLLVAALVVWGVFSLHQLPIDAVPDITNNQVQIMTLSPTLATQEVEQFITTPIELSLQNLQQVKEIRSVSRFGLSVITVVFAENYDVYLARQLVDERLKEAREAIPTGLGTPKMAPISTGLGEIYQYVVRPKKGYEKQYSLTDLRTIQDWIVKRQLAGIEGVAEVNTMGGYLKQYEVAINPALLKSMGLSINDVYRALANSNENTGGAYIEKTPYTYYIRSEGVAKSRRDLEQIVVSNKNDVPVLVRDIAKVQFGKAPRYGALVRNGEEAVGGKVMMFKGANSAQVTQRVKDRVAQIQKSLPKGVIIDAYLVRDKLISTAIGTVEKNLIEGGLIVVFILVLMLGNWRAGLIVASIIPLAMLFAVSMMNLWGISANLMSLGAIDFGLIIDGAIIIVEAIVHRFQANFAGQKLSQTQVDEAVISSAQKIRNSAAFGEIIILIVYIPIIALVGIEGKMFKPMAQTVMLAIAGALVLSLTYVPAMSALFLRKQIVSKATVADRIILLCQRAYLPLLELALRLKVWFVAATIGLFGLSVWGFSQMGGEFIPTLEEGDLAMQHILPPGSSLSQSVVTAQMIQRRLLVKFPEITDVVVNIGAAEIPTDPMPVEIGDYVLVMRPKRAWTSAQNRPEMFEKIAAELQHIPGIGYEFSQPIQLRFNELMTGTKADIAIKLYGDNIDQLFASAKTAERVIGKVPGVGTVNVEQVTGMPQVIVRYDYAKMAQYGLHIKEVNRVIRAAFAGEKAGIIYEGERRFDLVIRLDQAHRKGIQDVKDLYISLPNQAQIPLSSVARIELVKAPMQISRENTQRRIVIGVNVGNSDVETLVKNIQRKLETEVKLPAGYYFEYGGQFENLKAAKARLSIALPIALALIFILLYFTFGSVAQAVLIFTAIPLSAIGGVWALQWRGLPFSISAGIGFIALFGVAVLNGIVLIGYFNQLKNEGMTDIRQRIIQGTKVRLRPVLMTAAVASLGFFPMAISTSGGAEVQRPLATVVIGGLLTATFLTLVVLPILYSWLASWQEKQGGKNLKVPKGALVLPLLAMGWGTAQAQTSAISLDSAITVALQNHPDMQAANLAIKQTTVLQRQRYNPGTTNITYQGDGLYRPNNQRVSQLNITQNFVGMGAAKARNALQKQWLVQNHLAKNVAAAKLKWQVQQLYLNIQYKQKMVGLYTRLTATYDQFLKKAKARQASGETNAIERLSIQSQLNKYQLLKRQTQMEQSSLEQQLALLLGLNQPLTTQDSLLVLPYTPSSAANNFSLQQAKQRIAIENAKVRVIKSRVQPKVSLGYAAQKFDEGGWLNGIQAGVQIPLFKSQNRRKAEAQKIQAALAETQYQSTKLQLKQSINAAQNAVRLYREGVQFYQQQLIGVNPELERIARLSYQTGGASYLELLNTLHLSAQNQQNYWAQVLAYNQAVVYYEYLVKAGVALSGKG, encoded by the coding sequence ATGTTTGATAAAATCATTGCTTATTCTGTCCGGAATAAGTTCGTTGTAGGGCTGTTGGTGGCAGCCCTGGTGGTGTGGGGAGTATTTTCTCTGCACCAACTGCCCATAGATGCAGTACCCGACATTACCAACAACCAGGTACAAATTATGACCCTATCGCCTACTCTTGCCACGCAAGAGGTAGAGCAGTTTATTACCACCCCTATAGAGCTCTCGCTACAAAACCTGCAGCAAGTCAAAGAAATACGTTCAGTTTCGCGCTTTGGGCTCTCGGTGATCACGGTAGTATTTGCCGAAAACTACGATGTTTACCTGGCGCGCCAATTGGTAGACGAACGTTTGAAAGAAGCCCGCGAGGCTATTCCAACGGGCTTGGGTACGCCCAAAATGGCACCTATTTCTACAGGGTTGGGCGAGATATACCAATATGTAGTGCGCCCCAAAAAAGGCTACGAAAAACAATACTCGCTCACCGATTTGCGCACCATACAAGATTGGATAGTAAAACGACAATTGGCGGGCATAGAGGGGGTGGCCGAAGTAAATACTATGGGGGGCTACCTCAAGCAATACGAAGTGGCGATAAACCCCGCTTTGCTTAAATCTATGGGCCTGAGCATCAACGATGTATACCGTGCCCTTGCCAACAGCAACGAAAATACTGGAGGGGCTTATATCGAAAAAACACCCTATACCTACTACATTCGCTCAGAGGGGGTGGCAAAGTCGCGCCGCGACCTGGAGCAAATAGTCGTGAGCAACAAAAATGATGTACCTGTGTTGGTTAGAGACATTGCCAAGGTACAGTTTGGCAAGGCACCCCGCTATGGGGCGCTGGTGCGCAATGGCGAAGAAGCCGTAGGCGGCAAAGTAATGATGTTTAAAGGCGCCAACTCAGCACAAGTGACGCAAAGGGTGAAAGACAGGGTGGCACAAATTCAGAAATCGTTGCCCAAAGGCGTAATCATAGATGCTTATTTAGTACGCGACAAGCTCATTAGCACCGCCATAGGTACGGTAGAAAAAAACCTGATAGAAGGTGGGCTCATTGTGGTGTTTATTTTGGTGTTGATGCTGGGCAACTGGCGTGCCGGGCTCATTGTGGCGTCGATCATTCCATTGGCTATGCTGTTTGCGGTGTCTATGATGAACCTGTGGGGTATATCGGCAAACCTTATGAGCCTGGGCGCTATAGATTTTGGGCTCATCATCGATGGTGCCATCATTATAGTAGAAGCTATAGTGCATCGTTTTCAGGCAAACTTTGCCGGGCAAAAGCTCAGCCAAACTCAAGTAGACGAAGCGGTGATTAGTTCGGCACAAAAAATAAGAAACTCTGCCGCTTTTGGCGAAATAATTATCCTGATTGTATACATTCCTATCATAGCCTTGGTGGGCATAGAGGGCAAAATGTTTAAGCCTATGGCGCAAACCGTGATGTTGGCCATTGCTGGGGCACTCGTGCTTTCACTTACTTATGTGCCTGCCATGTCTGCCTTGTTTTTGCGCAAACAAATAGTAAGCAAAGCAACTGTTGCCGATCGTATTATTTTGCTTTGCCAACGGGCCTATTTGCCTTTGCTGGAGCTTGCCTTAAGGCTAAAAGTGTGGTTTGTGGCGGCCACTATAGGCTTGTTTGGGCTCAGTGTGTGGGGCTTTAGCCAAATGGGGGGCGAGTTTATTCCTACCCTGGAAGAAGGCGACCTTGCCATGCAGCATATTTTACCTCCGGGTAGTTCGCTTAGCCAAAGTGTGGTCACTGCTCAAATGATTCAGCGTCGTTTGCTGGTCAAGTTTCCCGAAATTACCGATGTGGTAGTAAACATAGGCGCTGCCGAGATTCCTACCGATCCTATGCCCGTAGAAATTGGTGATTATGTATTGGTCATGCGCCCCAAACGAGCGTGGACATCGGCGCAAAACCGCCCGGAAATGTTTGAAAAAATAGCGGCTGAACTACAGCATATTCCAGGCATTGGCTATGAGTTTTCGCAACCCATTCAGCTCCGTTTCAACGAACTGATGACGGGCACCAAAGCCGATATTGCTATTAAGCTTTATGGAGACAATATTGACCAACTTTTTGCCAGTGCCAAAACTGCCGAACGGGTCATTGGTAAGGTGCCCGGAGTGGGTACGGTCAATGTAGAACAAGTGACCGGCATGCCTCAGGTGATTGTACGCTATGACTACGCAAAAATGGCGCAATATGGGTTGCACATCAAAGAGGTAAATCGTGTAATCAGGGCGGCTTTTGCCGGAGAAAAAGCGGGGATTATTTATGAGGGTGAACGACGGTTTGACCTGGTAATCAGGCTTGACCAGGCGCACCGTAAAGGTATACAAGATGTCAAAGATTTGTACATCAGCTTGCCCAATCAAGCGCAAATTCCGCTGAGCTCGGTGGCACGCATTGAGTTGGTAAAAGCGCCTATGCAAATTTCGAGAGAAAATACCCAACGACGCATTGTGATTGGGGTAAATGTGGGCAACTCGGATGTAGAAACATTGGTAAAAAACATTCAGCGAAAGCTGGAGACCGAAGTAAAGCTACCAGCGGGCTATTACTTTGAATACGGGGGGCAGTTCGAAAACCTCAAGGCTGCCAAAGCACGGTTGTCGATAGCCTTGCCTATAGCTTTGGCGCTTATTTTTATCTTGTTGTATTTTACCTTTGGCTCGGTGGCTCAGGCGGTACTTATTTTTACAGCCATTCCCCTTTCGGCAATTGGGGGCGTATGGGCGCTACAGTGGCGGGGCTTGCCCTTTAGCATATCGGCGGGCATTGGGTTTATTGCCTTGTTTGGGGTAGCAGTGCTCAATGGCATTGTGTTGATTGGGTATTTTAACCAACTAAAAAATGAAGGAATGACTGACATCAGACAACGCATCATACAGGGCACCAAGGTACGCCTGCGCCCGGTGCTCATGACTGCCGCCGTGGCCTCTTTGGGATTTTTTCCTATGGCTATTTCTACTTCGGGCGGTGCCGAGGTGCAGCGCCCACTTGCTACAGTAGTGATAGGGGGCCTGCTCACCGCCACTTTTCTTACTTTGGTGGTATTGCCCATTTTGTATAGTTGGCTGGCAAGCTGGCAAGAAAAACAAGGGGGCAAAAACCTGAAGGTGCCCAAGGGGGCATTGGTGTTGCCATTGCTGGCAATGGGTTGGGGTACGGCACAGGCGCAAACTTCAGCTATATCGTTGGACAGTGCCATTACGGTTGCTTTACAGAACCACCCCGATATGCAGGCGGCAAACCTAGCCATTAAACAAACTACTGTGCTACAGCGCCAACGCTACAACCCTGGCACTACCAACATCACTTATCAGGGCGATGGTTTGTACAGGCCTAATAATCAGCGGGTGAGCCAACTCAATATTACCCAAAACTTTGTAGGAATGGGTGCCGCCAAAGCCCGGAATGCTTTGCAAAAACAATGGTTGGTGCAAAACCACCTGGCCAAAAACGTGGCAGCCGCTAAACTTAAATGGCAGGTACAGCAATTGTATTTGAACATTCAATACAAGCAAAAGATGGTGGGGTTGTATACCCGCCTGACCGCTACCTACGATCAGTTTTTGAAAAAAGCTAAAGCCCGGCAAGCCTCTGGCGAAACCAATGCTATAGAAAGATTAAGCATACAGTCGCAACTCAATAAGTATCAGTTGCTTAAGCGGCAAACACAGATGGAACAAAGCAGCCTGGAGCAACAACTTGCCCTCTTGCTTGGTTTGAACCAACCCCTGACCACGCAAGACAGTTTGTTGGTATTGCCTTACACACCCTCCAGCGCTGCCAATAACTTTAGTTTGCAGCAAGCCAAACAACGCATTGCTATAGAAAACGCCAAAGTAAGGGTGATTAAGTCGAGGGTGCAACCCAAGGTTAGCCTGGGCTATGCTGCCCAAAAATTTGACGAAGGGGGTTGGTTAAACGGGATTCAGGCGGGGGTACAAATTCCCTTGTTTAAGAGCCAAAACCGCCGCAAAGCAGAAGCACAAAAAATACAAGCCGCACTTGCCGAGACCCAATACCAGAGTACCAAACTCCAATTGAAGCAAAGCATCAATGCTGCCCAAAATGCGGTGCGGCTTTACCGCGAAGGGGTGCAGTTTTATCAGCAACAACTCATTGGGGTAAACCCTGAACTGGAGCGCATTGCCCGACTGAGTTACCAAACGGGAGGGGCATCGTACCTGGAATTGCTCAATACGCTCCATCTTTCGGCACAAAACCAACAAAACTACTGGGCACAAGTACTTGCCTACAATCAGGCAGTGGTGTATTATGAGTATTTGGTGAAGGCGGGGGTAGCTTTAAGCGGCAAGGGATAA